In Ruminiclostridium josui JCM 17888, the genomic window TATCGACAACAGGTCTGTGTGTAATAATAATAGTTTTATTAAACTTTGATTTTCGAACTACTTCGAGAGCGCATAATGTCTTACCAAAACGCATTTTTGCATTCCATAACATCCTATTGCCATTTTTAAATTGCTTTAATGTCTTCTCAATAGCTGCTTCCTGCTCTGGCCTGAACACAATGGGTGTGAAAGTATCCGATGTGGCATTAGAAAGGTTGTACTGTCCTTTTTTTACAGCCTCTATCGCTTTAATTGCGGTTTTAATATCCACTTTAAACCATTCACGACTTGTAGAGTTTTTTAGCTGCTTTTTCTTGATGCCGGAGTTTTCCAACACTCTATGTACATGGTAGTCTCTGAATGCCCTTAGAACAGGCATTCCTTTTTCATCCTTTATAGTACGAACAGCAAGTTCTGTATGTAAAAGCTCAAATGAAATACCTGCTGTATTGGTGTATTCCTTAATACGAGTTTTTGCAGCTTGGTTTAATGCTTTACAATTTGGAGGAAGGTTATCAATAGATTCCTCTGTTTGAATAGTAGTATCGCCTATTTTTAGTAATCCCTTATGGGTTTCATCCCTTATTTCAAAGATATATATTAGCTTATATTCAAAAGATGGTGTAAATAAACTAACCATCAGTTCGCACCCCCTACTAAAGATTTGTATTCAACGATAACCTTTGACCTCCAGTCTTTAATTCTACAATATTTAGGTTCCTTGTCACTGTGAAGGTTTTCAATGCTATCAAATAGTGATAATTGCCTATACCAGCCCCGCAAATCACATAATGGAACTGTAAATGTAATGCCATCCATCTGCCACAAATTCCAAGATATAATGGTGGCAATTCGCTTCAATTCTTTTATACCTGGTTCTCGACCAAATTTGAATTTCTTATTTTCAATATATGTATATAAAAGATTTTCGCGGGCTAAAAGCAAGTTATCGCCTTGATATTCATACCCATATATACTTTGAAAGGCTCGTTCAGCCCATTTTATCCATTCATCTTCATTGTCAACATTTTCGTTTACTACACGCATTTTGCGGTCTAGGAGACCTATACGGGATTGTAATTCAATCTTTTCGCCAGTAACGGTATCATATCGACTGACCAGATATGGTGCCTCTCCACAGGAGATTTCTATTCTTCTGGCATCAACATAATTTTTCCACGTGCGTCCCTTTTCATTTGGAAAGATAATTTTTTCATTTATTACTTCCCATGATTTATTTTTTTGTATATTAAAAATATTTTTTCTGCCAAACCATTGCTCATCAATAAGATTGTTTTGTTCATTACATATCCATGAAGGAGTAAAGACTTCAGCCTTTTCTCTTGTTCGAACACTCTTTTTCTTGTAACTCTTAGTTGTTCTAGGTTGTATCAGTTTTTTCTTAGGGTTTGAAATTAGATGTGCCTTAATTTCACATTCGGCCTTATACATATCGCCAAATTTTGAATAATCATTTGTAGCCCATATTATATTTTGATTTGTAGTTCTATCTTTCAGGAGAATATCGAGCAATGATTGATCATATTCCTCAATATCTTCTTTGATATCCATAATTGCATATATCTGCACTCTATCCCTCCTTTGGTGCAATTTATAATCAGCCAAATAGAAATTACTCTTTATCTTCATCCGGAACAAATTCCAATATATCGTCCACACCACAATTTAATGTTCTACATATACTTTCTATAGTTTCTAGTGAAACATAACCGTTTCGTTTAAGTCTAGTAATAATATTAGCGGAAAAACCAGCTTGTTTTTGTAAATCCGCATTTGTCATTTCTTTTTCTATTAACAAATGAAACAGCTTCTTATAGTGTACTGCCATCTGTTTAGCCTCCTTGAAGTTTCAATTAATAACTTTATTAAGTATATCACGCAAACGTGAATTTTTCAACATATAATGAGTATATTTAAGTTGTAGACAAAAAAGTCGAAAAGTCTAATTGAAAAATCCAAAACTACAGCATTCAGCCTTCTTAAACTGAATACCACTTTCGCTCAAATTTGAGCAAAAGCACAATCATTACAGCCGTCTTTACCGGAAAAAAGACAGGCTGTTTTTTATTTTAGGGGTTCGAATCAATAGAATTCTTCGCTTATGAATGAGGAAGAAAATTATTTTTCTAAAATCCTCAACTAATGTGTTCTACCGTGGCTATAAGGTGAGAGGAAAATAATCCACCAATAAAAGCAGAGTTTTTCTCTCACTGCTCCTTGACAACTGAATACCCCGAAATGCAAGAGATACTTCAAGCAGAATATGCCATGACGATAATTCCGAGCGTATTCCTTGAAAGATAACGAGGTTGTGTCAAACAAGGCAAACCCTCTGGAACAGTAGCGTTTCGGGTCATTTATAACAGGCAAGGAGGTGAAGTAACTGAAAACAAAATATGATAACTTGCCACAGGTGCTTAAAGATAAGCCACAGTTTTGCTGCTGGAAATATGAAGAACGAAGTGGTAGAAAAACCAAAGTTCCCTATAACCCAGTAACGAGAAAAAGGGCAAAACCAAATCAACGTGGTACATTTAAAGATTTTAGTTCGGCGGTAGCTGCTATAAGTGATTATGACGGTATCGGATTTTTGGTGGGTAATGACATATGTGTTATCGACTTAGATGATTGCTTTGATAGTGGTGGTAAGCTTAAGCCTGTTGCCCAAATTGTTGTAGAGGCTTTTAGTGGTTGTTATATGGAACACAGTCCATCTGAAAAAGGGCTTCATATTTTATTTAAGGCCACAGGCTTTAACTTTGACAAAACAAAATACTATATCAACAACAGAAAGCTGGGAGTTGAGGTCTATGTGGGCGGAGCAACAAATCGTTTTGTTACCGTAACAGGCAATGTATATGCAGATGGTGATATAGCGGAGAAATCGAATGAACTACAGATGATACTAGACAAGTATATGCTACGTCCTACCACTGTGAAGCAACTTCTGGATACAGAAAGTCAATCATATCTGTCTGACAAGTCTGTTATTGAGAAGGCTTTAAAATCGGCAAATGGAGAAAGGTTCAAAGCATTATGGCAAGGGGATACATCAGGCTATGCTTCTGCCAGTGAAGCTGATTTGGCACTTTGCGGTATGCTGGCATTTTGGTGTGGCAGGGATATTGGACAGATGGACAGACTATTCCGGCAGAGCGGCCTAATGCGGGATAAATGGAATAGACCACAGTCTGGCAGTACTTATGGAATAATAACCATAGAAAAAGCTATCGCAAATGCTACTGAAATATATAAACCAGGTGGCAAGCGTTCATCAGCTACAGAGGATTTTGGTGAATGTTCTCTTACTGGCTTTAAGCCTGAGAGTAACGATCGCTACCCTTGGACGGATATTGGGGCAAGCAGGCTGTTTGCTGATTATTATAAGTCTTTTGCCCGCTTTGTTCCCGAAAGGAAGATGTGGTTTTGCTATGCGAATGGCATTTGGATTCCTGATGTCGGTAATCTCAAAGTGATGGAAATGTGTAAATCATTGGCTAACCAACTGCTAACCTATGCTTTGACTATTCAGGATGAACATCAAAGAAAGGCATACATTGACTATTGCCGAAAGTGGCAGTCAAGAAGATACCGAGAAACGGTACTTAAAGATGCACAGAGTGTATATCCCATATCAATGGCTGAATTTGACCAAGAACCGCAGGTTCTCAACTGTTCCAATGGCACATTGTTTTTAATGTCTATGGATTTTCGTCCCCACAACAGCGAGGATAGACTCACAAAGATATCTGGTGTTAAATATGACCCGGAAGCAAAAAGTGAGCGATGGGATAGATTTATTCATGAGATTATGAGCGGAGATGAGGAAAAGGCAAAATTCCTCCAAAAAGCCTTTGGCTACAGTATCGGCGGAGACACTCGGTATGAATGCCTGTTTGTTCTCTATGGTGCTACAACTCGAAACGGTAAAGGTACACTATGCGAGAGCGTTCTTAAGGTATTGGGCAGTTATGGCTGTACCGCAAGGCCGGAGACTATCAGTCTAAAAAAGAACAATAACAGTTCAAGTCCAAGTGAAGATATTGCCCGGCTTGCAGGAGTACGCTTTGTGAATATCTCCGAACCTAGCAGAGGACTTGTCCTAAATGCTGCACAGGTAAAAAGCATGACAGGTGGTGACACCATCAATGCAAGGTTTCTACATGAGAATTCTTTTGACTTTTCACCAAAGTTTAAGCTGTATATCAACACCAATTATCTGCCCGTTATTACGGATATGACGCTGTTTTCCAGTGGCAGAGTGGTAATTATCCCTTTTGAACGACACTTTGATGAAAGCGAGCAGGATAAAAACCTAAAACGTGAATTTGCCAAACCGAAGAATCAGAGTGCTATCCTCAACTGGCTAATTGAAGGCTATCAGTTGTTAAAGAAGGAAGGCTTGACTTTACCTGATTCCGTTAAGACAGCAACGGAGGCTTATAAGCGTGACAGCGATAAAATAGCATTATTTTTCGAGGACGTCTTGGAAGAAAGTCCTAACAGTGAGGTGCGGACATCCGAAGTGTATGCCCGGTATCAGCGTTGGTGCAGTGCCAATGGATGTTATTCGGAGAATGCAAGAAACTTCAAACAGGCATTAACAGCTATCGCCCGTGTAGAAAGGAAACGACCACGTTCTGGTGGTGGAATGACCACAATGCTTATCGGATATAAGCTGACAGAAGAAGAGTTTTTTCTTATTTAAACACAGTGTAGCAGCTTGTAGCAAGAAAAACAGGTTATATAAAAAATCACTCTCGTATAGAGAGTTTAGTTTTTACCTGCTACATCTTGCTACAAAGCTTAAAACCAGTGAAAACAATGGATACAACTCCATGTGTTAATACCTACCCCTAGGGGAGGTCAAATCTCCACACCTTTTCATCTGGACAACGGGCGTGGGGCAACGCGTAAAAAACGCGGTTTCAAACGGGGTATATACCCCACAATCCATTTTAATTTAGGAGGTAAACGATTATGGCAACATCAACAACTTATAATAGAGCGTTTTGGAATGTTATGAAAGGAAAAGAAGAAAATAATCAAAATCTAAGCGAGGGCTTTGATAATGCAGGAGCCTATGTCGCACCAGACGAGTTCCGAGAAGGCTTTAACACTGCTTTGGCAAAGGAGAATATATTCCGCAGATTTGCTACTGTTATCAATCTATCTTCTGCAGAAGGTAAAATTCAAGCGGTATCCTCAACGGGTACAGCAGATTGGGTTGAAGACGGGGATCCAATCCCCGAAAGCGCCGATACATTTACACAGTTTCTGGTGAAATCATACAAGCTGGCATCTCTTGTCAAGCTAAACCGCTCATTCGTCACCGATATTAACTTTAATCTTGAAAAGTATCTGATGAGTGATTTTGCGAAGCGTTTTGGCAAGGCTGAGGAAAATGCATTACTTAATGGAAATGGCACAACACAGCCTACAGGTATACTTACGGCAGACGCAGATGTAACTACAGCAGACAATAGTACCATCTCTTTTGATGAGATTATCTCTCTGTATTTTTCATTAAAAGCTGAATACCGAAATAACGCTGTGTTTATCATGCACGATAATACAGCTATGCTTCTTAGAACCCTTAAGGATACAAGCGGCAGTTATCTGTGGAATTCTTCAGATAACACCATCTTCGGAAAGCCTGTAGTTACCTCTCCATATATGCCTACAGTATTAGCAGGAGCAAAAAGCATTGTATTTGGAGATTTATCATACTACTGGCTGATTGAGCGTCAACCAATAACAATAAAAAAATTAAGTGAGTTATATGCATTGCAGGGGCAAATTGGATTTTCTGCTTACGAAAGATTGGATGGCAAGCTAATTCAACCAGATGCTCTGAAAATATTACAAATAAAAGCTTAAATAATGGATTAGGTACTGGGTCATCAATTCGGCTCAGTGCCAGTTCCTTCAAAACATCGGACAGGAGGTCACGATATGGAAAATCAAAGTAACAGCCGCACAACCAAATCCGATATCGGAGGTACGGTCTATGTGGTGGAATCACGAGTAAGCGATTCAGCAAAGGAAAGTGCATATTCCAAGCTGAAACGACTGATTACAGTCAACGCAAAAAGCCTTTCAAAGTTATCTGATAGTTCATATAAACCCACGGAAATCAACTCGACTTCTTCAAGGTAGTACGGTAATATACATAGTGCTAAACCGCTTGAAGACTGTCGGAAATGGAGGAGAAAAATGAATAGACAGTCAACATTTAGCACTATACGTAAATCAACATTAGCATTTGAAGAAGCGAAAATTACTGCTCTTTACTGCAGGCTTTCCCGTGATGATGAGCTTGCAGGGGACAGCAACAGTATAGTAAACCAGAAGGCAATTCTAAAGAAATATGCTGAGGACAACGGTTTTCGTAACATCGAATTTTATGTGGATGATGGGGTCAGCGGTACAACTTTTGATAGACCAGACTTTAACCGCATGATTGCAGATGTAGAGTCCGGTAGAATCGGAACGATTATCATCAAGGATATGTCCCGCTTCGGCAGGGATTACCTCAAAGTAGGTTATTATACCGAGATTATGTTTCCTGAAGCAGATGTACGATTTATTGCTATTAACAACGGTATTGATAGTGCAAACCAAGCAGACAGTGACTTTACACCGTTTCTTAACATTATTAATGAATGGTACGCTAAGGATACTAGCAAGAAAATCCGTGTTGTGTTCAAATCCAAAGGACAATCCGGTAAGCCACTCTGCACCAATCCACCTTACGGTTATATTAAAGACCCTGAAGATAAGTTGCACTGGATTATAGATGAGAAAGCCGCCGAAGTGGTCAGAGATATTTTCCGACTGTGCATGGCTGGCTTTGGACCCACGCAGATAGCAAAGCAACTTGAAAAGCGATGCATTGATACACCTACGGTTCATCTTCGCAAAATGGGTATTAACACTCCAGCAAGACCACCTGAAAACCCATATGCTTGGTCGGCTCGTACCGTAGCAGATATTCTGGCTAAAATGGAATATCTAGGTCACACGGTGAATTTCAAGACTTCTAAAAAGTCATATAAGAGCAAAGTCAAGATATTGAACAATCCAGAAGATTGGCTGGTTTTCAAAAATACCCATGAAGCAATTATTGATGAAGGCACTTGGGAAACAGTGCAGAAAATCAGAGATGGCAAGCGAAGACCATCACGATTAGGTGAAATGGGAATGCTTTCTGGCATGATGTTCTGTGCCGACTGTGGAGCAAAGCTGTATCAGGTTAGAGGCAAGGGATGGACACACGATAAGGAATACTTCGTTTGTGCTACTTACCGCAAGAAAAAGGGTATGTGCAGTTCACATCAGATACGCAATGTTGTAGTGGAACAGCTTTTGTTAGAAGACTTAAGGCGTGTAACCTCCTTTGCCAAAGACCATGAACAGGAATTCATTCGTATAGTTATGAATAATTCAGAAAAGGAACTTGCCAAAGAACTCCGCCAAAGTCAAAAGGAGTACGAACAAGTACAGACTCGCATTGCTGACATAGACAAAATCATTCGGAAACTATATGAGGACAATGTGATGGGCAAAATTCCCGAAGAGCGTTTTTACAAGATGTCGGCTGAATATGAAGCCGAGCAGAAGACACTGGAAGAAAGGATAATCAAATTAAAGCATACCATTGATACAGCAAATGAACAGTCCCTCAATACCGACCGCTTTTTGGCACTGGTTAAAAAGTACACAGAAATTGCAGAATTGGATGCAGAGATTATCCGAGAGTTCATTGACAAAATTATAGTATTCAAAGCTGAAAAGATAGATGGCCGCAGAACCCAGCGGATTCAAATTTTCTATAACTGCATTGGTGCTATCGACTTACCAAAATAAACGAAAAAACGGCATAGCCGAATATCAACGACTATGCCGAATTTTTCAGGAATTATAAATCCCTATCTGACCGCTCCTAAGGGCCGGTTTTTTATCTCTGCAGTTCTAAAGGATTTTGCTATTGACTCATGGAATAAAATGAAATATAATGAATATGATTTAGTAATTTAGCACTTTAATTAGATAAAGTAACTTAAATAAATTTAATTAAATGAGAGGTATTTGCTTATGTCTAGATGGAAGATATACACACCTGACGGTGTACAGGATATCCTGTTTGACGAATGTTACATAAAAAGAGAAATAGAAAAAAGAATCAGAAACACATTCAGGTCTTACGGCTATTACGAGATAGAAACTCCCACAATAGAATTTTTTGATGTATTTTCATCAGAGATAGAGCATTTTCCTCAGGAATCAATGGTAAAGTTTTTTGATCCAAAAGGTAGAATCCTTGTATTGAGGCCGGATATAACTGTTCCTGTTGCAAGAATAACCGCTACCAAAAACAGGGATGTACAGCTTCCAATAAAATATTCATATATAGGCAATGTATTCAGATTTAACGAAGTTGGAGGCGGCCGTCAAAACGAGTTTACACAGGCTGGGGTTGAGATGATTGGGGATTCATCATCGGAAAGTGATGCAGAAATAATTGCATTGGCAATAAATACACTAAAATCAGCCGGCCTCAAGGAATTCAAGATAGAAATCGGCCAAGTAGAGTTTTTCAAGGGGTTAGCGGAAGAAGCAGGATTTTCTAATGAGGATATAGATGCTATATCCAAGCAAATAGACAAAAAGGATCTTGTTGGTGTAGAAGGTATACTTAACAGATATGAAATAAGAAAAGAGTTAAAAGAGCTTATTTTAAAGCTAACGGGAGTATTCGGAACAGTTGATGTAATAAAGGAATTCAAAAACTCTGCAATAAATGAAAGAAGCCTTAAAGCAATCGAAAATGTAGAAGAAGTAGTATCTATTTTATGCGATTACGGTTTATCGGAATATGTATCAATAGATTTAGGAATGTTAAAAAGTCTTAATTATGATACAGGAATAACCTTTAGGGGATTTACAAATGGAATTGGATTTCCGATACTTTCAGGAGGAAGGTACGACAACCTTACGTCCAGCTTTGGAAAGGACTGTCCTGCTACAGGTTTTTCATTAAGGATAAATATGCTTATGACAGCAATGAAAAACTCAGGAATTACCTTTGAAAAACCTTCTGTAGATTCATTAATATGTTATGAAAAAACAAACAGAAAAAGGGCAATTGAAATAGCTGAAGCCCTCAGAAAGCAGGATATGAAAATAGAAACTTTTCTTCTGACAGAGGGTATAGACCAAGGAAAAAAATATGCTTCTTCAAAGAAAATCGGAGGAATCATATATATTGGAGACAACGATAAAATAACTGTGTATGATATGATAAACGATACTACAGAGGAAACAAGCTTCAATGCCCTTTTAAACATTGAATAATAAATTTGTTTATAGTTTATCAAATAAAATTTTGTGGGGAGTTAGAAAATGAGATATTTGACAATTGCTCTTTCAAAGGGCAGACTTACAGATATGTCGGTGGAGATATTTGAAAAAATCGGAATAGATTGTACGGAGCTTAAATCATCCACCAGAAAACTTATACTGTCTGATGAAAAAAATAAGATAAAATTTTTTCTTGCAAAGCCTGCGGATGTGCCCACCTATGTAGAGTATGGAGCAGCAGACATCGGAATAGTTGGAAAGGACACACTTCTTGAAGAGGGCCGGAATTTATATGAGGTACTTGATTTAGGATTTGCAGCCTGCAGAATGGCATTAGCAGGGCCTGCAGAATTGCAGGGAAAGATAGAAGAACTGAACATAAAAAGAGTAGGTACAAAGTATCCCAATATTGCAAGGAATTACTTTGAAAAAGCAAGAAGAGAAAGTGTAGAAATCATAAAGCTCAATGGTTCTGTGGAACTTGCACCTTTGGTAGGCTTATCAGAGGTTATAGTAGATTTGGTCGAAAGCGGCAGAACACTAAAAGAAAACGGTTTGGTAGTGCTTGATACAATAGCAGACATAAGTGCAAGAATGGTAGTAAACAGAGTAAGTATGAAAATGGAAAACCAACGAATACAGAAAATAATAGACGGAGTTAGAGAAGAATTATCCGCAAGGGGGTAACAATATGCTAAACATTGTAGACTTACGCAGTGACTTTGATGAGGCTGCAGCAAAGGATTTATACAGAAAATTAACCCAGAGAACCGAAACCCAAAACGGAGGCAATGTAATCACAATTGTAGCAGAAATAATTGACACCGTTAAACAAAATGGTGACACTGCTTTAAAAGAATATACAAAGAGATTCGATAAAGCAGAAATAGAAGACATAAAAGTATCAGAAGAGGAAATAACCTCTGCATACAAAAAGGTTGACCTACAATTATTGGAGACTATAAAAAAATCAAGAGAGAATATATGGAGCTTTCATGAAAAACAGCTTCAAAACAGCTGGGTAAATCCTAAAGAGGACGGAACTATGCTGGGACAGCTTGTAAGACCTCTTGAAAAGGTAGGCTTATATGTCCCAGGAGGAACAGCGCCCCTTATATCATCGGTATTGATGACAGCAGTTCCCGCAAAAGTAGCCGGAGTTGAAAAGCTTATAATGTGTACACCTCCTTCTCCGGATGGAAGTATAAACCCCGCAATACTGGTTGCAGCCAGAGAAGCAGGAGTGGACGAGATATATAGAGCCGGAGGCGCACAAGCTGTGGCTGCAATGGCATATGGAACAGAAACAATACCGTCGGTGGATAAGATATGTGGCCCCGGCAATGTATATGTTGCTACAGCCAAGAGGTTGGTTTTTGGAGACTGTGACATTGATATGTTTGCAGGCCCAAGCGAGATACTGGTTATAGCAGATTCAAGTGCAGTACCCGAGTATGTAGCAGCTGATCTTCTTTCACAGGCAGAGCATGACATATTGGCATCCTCGGTATTGGTTACAGACGATGTAAGTCTTTTGGATAGTGTGAAAACTGAGATAGAAAAGCAGCTTTTAACTTTGAAAAGAAGTGAAATAATCGAGAAATCATTAAAAAACTATGGATTTGGAATATTGGTTGATAACATAGAAGAGGCGATAGAGGTATCAAACAATATAGCGCCTGAACATTTAGAATTATGTATAAAAGAGCCCATGAGTATACTGGGAATGATAAAAAATGCAGGAGCAATATTCGTTGGAAACTATTCACCCGAACCCTTGGGAGATTATATGGCAGGACCCAGTCACGTTCTTCCCACCAGTGGAACTGCAAGGTTTTCATCACCTGTAAACGTTGACCAGTTTATTAAAAAATCCAGCTTGATTTATTACAACAAACAATCACTTGAAACAACAAGCAACGATATTGTAAGGTTTGCGGAAGCGGAATTATTGGATGCACATGCAAATGCCATAAAGGTAAGGTTCAATAAATAAACTGAAAATCGTTGTATTACTGAAAGGAAGGTTACTATGATAGAAGAATTAATTAGAAGTGAAATACGTTCATTCGTACCCTATAATGCAAATCAGCAGCCATATAAAATAAAACTGGATGCCAATGAGAGTCCTTTCAATCTTCCGTCAGTAGTTAGAAAAAAACTGGCTGATTATATACTGGAAGATCCCCAGTTGAATATGTACCCTGATACAGATTCAATTCAATTGAGGGAAGCTTTAGGTGAATACTGGAACGTAGATAAAGAAAATATCATAGTGGGAACAGGCTCTGATCAACTAATACAGATTATTGCAAATGTGTTTCTGGAGAAAGGGGATAAAGTTCTTTATCCTGCTCCTTCTTTCGGTATGTATAAGGACTCATGCATAATAGCCGGAGGCAAGGCTGTAGAATATATTCTAAATCAAAGTGATAATTTCTCTTATTCAGCTGATAAAATAATACAGGCCTATGAAAAAGAAAAACCAAAAATTATTTATATATGTAGTCCAAATAATCCTACTGGTAATCTGATGCCGCAGGATGAAATACTAAAAGTACTGAAAGCGTGTACAAAATCAATAGTTGTAGTAGATGAAGCATATGCGGACTTTTCCGATACAACGGTAATTCCATATATAAAAGAATATGAGAATTTGCTTATACTACGTACCTTTTCAAAAGCTTTCGGGTTAGCTGGAATAAGGTGCGGATATTCCATAGCCTCGGAAAGGCTTACTAAGGCTGTAAATTTGGCAAGACCGCCTTATAATATCAGCTCCTTGTCACAGTATGCAGCTACACTGGTTTTATCTAATGTAGATGAAATTAAAAATAACATAAAATATCTCATAAAAGAGAGGGAATTTGTTTCCTCCAAACTTGCTGAGATAGATGGAATAAAAGTTTACGACTCGGCAGCAAACTTCATCTTGGTAAAGATTCAGAATTCTAAGGACGTTTATAATAAATTATGCGAAAGAGGCATTTTTATTAGAGCTTTTGGTTCATCGGTTCTTTTATCCGATTGTATGAGAATAACCATAGGAACACGTGAACAAAATTCCGTATTGCTTGATGAACTAGGTGCTATCTGCTATAATAAATGACGAACATTACAACGAAAAATATAAAAAAGGTTCGGATTTTAAAATGAACGGAGGAATACATATGAGAGAGGGTTTGGTCACGCGAAACACAAAAGAAACTCAAATCAATGTAAAAATAAATCTGGACGGCAAAGGTGACTGTCAGGCAGATACAGGTATAGGATTCTTTGACCATATGCTTGTATTATTTACAAAGCATGGACTTATAGATGCCTGTTTTGATGTAAAAGGTGATTTGCATGTAGATTCCCATCATACTATCGAAGATACGGGTATAGCCATGGGACTTGCAATCAGGCAGGCTCTTGGAGATAAGAAATCCATAAGAAGGTATGGTACTGCCTATGTTCCAATGGACGAAGCCCTTGTACTTGTATCACTTGATTTGAGCGATAGACCCTATCTGGTATTTGATGCGAACTTTTCACAACCCATGGTAGGACAAATGGATACTCAGATGGTAGAGGAATTCTTCAGGGCCGTTGCATTTAATGCCGGAATTACTCTTCATATAAAGGTTCTTCACGGTTCAAACTGCCACCACATAATAGAAG contains:
- the hisD gene encoding histidinol dehydrogenase — its product is MLNIVDLRSDFDEAAAKDLYRKLTQRTETQNGGNVITIVAEIIDTVKQNGDTALKEYTKRFDKAEIEDIKVSEEEITSAYKKVDLQLLETIKKSRENIWSFHEKQLQNSWVNPKEDGTMLGQLVRPLEKVGLYVPGGTAPLISSVLMTAVPAKVAGVEKLIMCTPPSPDGSINPAILVAAREAGVDEIYRAGGAQAVAAMAYGTETIPSVDKICGPGNVYVATAKRLVFGDCDIDMFAGPSEILVIADSSAVPEYVAADLLSQAEHDILASSVLVTDDVSLLDSVKTEIEKQLLTLKRSEIIEKSLKNYGFGILVDNIEEAIEVSNNIAPEHLELCIKEPMSILGMIKNAGAIFVGNYSPEPLGDYMAGPSHVLPTSGTARFSSPVNVDQFIKKSSLIYYNKQSLETTSNDIVRFAEAELLDAHANAIKVRFNK
- the hisC gene encoding histidinol-phosphate transaminase, yielding MIEELIRSEIRSFVPYNANQQPYKIKLDANESPFNLPSVVRKKLADYILEDPQLNMYPDTDSIQLREALGEYWNVDKENIIVGTGSDQLIQIIANVFLEKGDKVLYPAPSFGMYKDSCIIAGGKAVEYILNQSDNFSYSADKIIQAYEKEKPKIIYICSPNNPTGNLMPQDEILKVLKACTKSIVVVDEAYADFSDTTVIPYIKEYENLLILRTFSKAFGLAGIRCGYSIASERLTKAVNLARPPYNISSLSQYAATLVLSNVDEIKNNIKYLIKEREFVSSKLAEIDGIKVYDSAANFILVKIQNSKDVYNKLCERGIFIRAFGSSVLLSDCMRITIGTREQNSVLLDELGAICYNK
- the hisB gene encoding imidazoleglycerol-phosphate dehydratase HisB; amino-acid sequence: MREGLVTRNTKETQINVKINLDGKGDCQADTGIGFFDHMLVLFTKHGLIDACFDVKGDLHVDSHHTIEDTGIAMGLAIRQALGDKKSIRRYGTAYVPMDEALVLVSLDLSDRPYLVFDANFSQPMVGQMDTQMVEEFFRAVAFNAGITLHIKVLHGSNCHHIIEAMFKAFGRAIDDATRLDTRIEGVMSTKGTL